The bacterium DNA window TGCCGCAGCCCGTCTCGCCCACGAGACCCACCGTCTCGCCCTCGCCGACGGCGAACGACACGCCGTTGACGGCGTGCACCGTGCGGCGCCGGCTTCGGAACTGGACGTGGAGGTCGCTCACCTCCAGCAGCGGGGGAGCGGCGCCCGGCTCGGCCTGCACGGACCGCCCCGGCGCCGTCCCTTCCGGCCGGCGGGGAGCAGCCTGAGCCGGCGCCCGGGGCGACGCCTCCGGCGGCGGGCAAGTCCCGCCCCGCGCTGCTGGCACGGGGCCCTGCCGGGACAGGGAGGGCGCGGCGCTCATTCCTCGGCCCGCCCGATGAGGCGGGTCACGCCGTCGGCCACCATGTTGAAGGCGACGATCGTTGTGAACACCATCGCGCCGGGGAAGAACGACACCCACCACTGGCCGGTGGCGATGTTCTGCGACCCCACCCTGATCATGACGCCCCAGGAGGCGTCGGGAGGCGTGATGCCGATGCCCAGGAAGCTCAACCCGGCGATCACGATGATGGCGTGGGCGGCGGCCAGCGACGCCTGGGCCAGCACGATGCCCATCGTGTTGGGCATCACGTGGCGCAGCATCACCCGGCTGCGGCTGGCGCCGATGGCCGTCGCCGCCTCGATGAAGCGGCTCTCCCGCAGCACCAGCGCCTCGCTGCGCACCAGGCGGATGAAGCGCGGCACGTTCACCAGGGCGATGGCGAAGATGATGTTGCGCAGGGTGTTGCCGGTGAGCGCCACGATGGCGAACGCCAGCACCAGCAGGGGGAACGACTGGAACATGTCCAGGCCGCGCATGATCCGCTCCGACCAGCGGGACTTGTTGGAGGCAACCAGACCCACCGGGATGCCCACGGCGATCGACAGCAGCGTGCCGGCGAGGGCGATCGGCAGGTC harbors:
- a CDS encoding ABC transporter permease; the encoded protein is MSRALLALRRASSRVAGTSGSDSAPRRALRAAGRGAHSHKGLTIGFVVILLILLAGFFAPLPHDPIQPNPESTLQSPDGEFWFGTDRFGFDVFSRVFASARLDLPIALAGTLLSIAVGIPVGLVASNKSRWSERIMRGLDMFQSFPLLVLAFAIVALTGNTLRNIIFAIALVNVPRFIRLVRSEALVLRESRFIEAATAIGASRSRVMLRHVMPNTMGIVLAQASLAAAHAIIVIAGLSFLGIGITPPDASWGVMIRVGSQNIATGQWWVSFFPGAMVFTTIVAFNMVADGVTRLIGRAEE